The following are encoded together in the Arcobacter aquimarinus genome:
- a CDS encoding TRAP transporter small permease — MKKFFEITDLIVGTINQTMAVLGLSLGVFLAFINVILRYAFDMSLTWAAELTNYLFIWSALFGAAYGFKRGAHISVSLLIGKFSLAYQKFFLIFANLISILYLGLISYFGYQLVLMLVDFGEMSVDLNIPMWIPHLVLPIAFALAAYRVFEKLLEIYKTDSKDIKLYNEHEDIIKEIKGEK, encoded by the coding sequence ATGAAAAAATTTTTTGAAATTACTGATTTAATCGTTGGTACAATAAACCAAACAATGGCAGTCTTAGGATTGTCATTGGGGGTTTTCTTAGCATTTATAAATGTAATATTAAGATATGCATTTGATATGAGTCTTACTTGGGCTGCTGAACTTACAAACTATCTTTTTATTTGGTCTGCACTTTTTGGTGCTGCTTATGGATTTAAAAGAGGTGCTCATATTTCTGTGAGTTTACTTATTGGAAAATTCTCTTTGGCATATCAAAAATTCTTTTTGATTTTTGCAAATTTAATCTCAATTTTATATTTAGGGTTAATATCATATTTTGGATATCAACTAGTTCTTATGTTAGTAGATTTTGGTGAAATGAGTGTTGATTTAAATATTCCTATGTGGATTCCACATCTTGTGCTTCCTATTGCTTTTGCCCTAGCAGCATATAGAGTTTTTGAAAAGTTACTAGAAATTTATAAAACGGACTCAAAAGATATAAAACTTTATAACGAACACGAAGATATTATAAAAGAAATAAAAGGAGAAAAATAA
- a CDS encoding TRAP transporter large permease, whose protein sequence is MVITTLFVLLFAFMLFGVPVAVALGTTTLITSFIFTDLDLMGVSSKIFDGLNKYTLMAIPMFILAGALLARGSSAGRIIEFAKSLVGHLPGGLPIAAILASIIFAAVSGSSPATVAAIGSVMYGAIKQAGYNEQFAIGTIATSGTLGILIPPSIVFIVYGVTADQSIGKLFMAGVIPGLMIGAMMMVTTYFLAKRSGFKAAKRASFKEQFKAFKDAFWALMIIVIVIGGIYGGIFTPTEAGAFSVMYALFISIFVYKDTKVKDLYQIVLDSAQTSSMIFFIIANAMLFAHFLTDEQIPQQITQMIIDANVSPLVFLLIVNIVLLLMGQFMEPSSVVMITVPLLLPIGVALGIDPIHLGVIMVVNMEIGMITPPVGLNLFVASGITGLSLKQVVVASLPMTTVLLIGLMLVTYIPAISLWLPTLMYG, encoded by the coding sequence ATGGTTATTACTACTTTATTTGTTTTATTATTTGCTTTCATGTTATTTGGAGTACCTGTTGCTGTCGCTTTAGGAACTACTACGTTAATCACATCATTTATCTTTACAGATTTAGACTTAATGGGAGTATCATCTAAAATATTTGATGGTTTAAATAAATATACACTTATGGCTATTCCTATGTTTATTTTAGCTGGGGCTTTATTAGCAAGGGGTTCATCAGCAGGAAGAATAATTGAATTTGCAAAAAGCTTAGTAGGACATCTTCCAGGTGGGCTTCCAATTGCTGCTATTTTAGCATCTATTATTTTTGCAGCTGTTAGTGGAAGTTCACCTGCAACAGTTGCTGCAATTGGTTCTGTTATGTATGGAGCTATTAAACAAGCTGGATATAATGAGCAGTTTGCAATAGGAACAATTGCAACTTCTGGAACATTAGGTATATTAATTCCTCCATCTATTGTATTTATTGTTTATGGGGTAACAGCTGATCAATCTATTGGTAAACTATTTATGGCAGGGGTAATTCCAGGTCTTATGATAGGTGCTATGATGATGGTTACTACTTATTTTCTAGCAAAAAGAAGTGGATTTAAAGCAGCTAAAAGAGCTAGTTTTAAAGAACAATTTAAAGCTTTTAAAGATGCATTTTGGGCATTGATGATTATTGTTATAGTTATTGGTGGAATTTATGGAGGTATTTTTACTCCAACAGAAGCTGGTGCATTTAGTGTTATGTATGCTTTATTTATCTCTATTTTTGTTTATAAAGATACAAAAGTTAAAGATTTATATCAAATAGTTTTAGACTCAGCACAAACAAGTTCGATGATTTTCTTCATCATTGCAAATGCTATGTTATTTGCTCATTTCTTAACAGATGAACAAATTCCACAGCAAATAACACAAATGATAATTGATGCAAATGTTAGTCCTTTAGTATTCTTATTAATTGTAAATATTGTTTTATTATTAATGGGACAATTTATGGAGCCAAGTTCAGTTGTAATGATTACAGTTCCTCTTTTACTTCCTATTGGAGTAGCTTTAGGAATAGATCCTATTCATTTAGGTGTTATTATGGTTGTAAATATGGAAATAGGGATGATAACCCCACCTGTTGGACTTAATCTCTTTGTAGCAAGTGGAATTACTGGACTTAGTTTAAAACAA